One region of Lytechinus pictus isolate F3 Inbred chromosome 8, Lp3.0, whole genome shotgun sequence genomic DNA includes:
- the LOC129266636 gene encoding uncharacterized protein LOC129266636: MKSFIGLFLLSCLCFEIGHALKCYTCGSFKYQTVDLGNCGDTLSEVECEVNKTRCAEVELAGNLLVATAEKFTFTARGCTEVEATASEAGCTSDSDRAKEIIEDVGFVEGGYNSVQFLAFQQVTGETYADVDACTCSENNCNSAGFIQSSVVIVCASFVLSTLVGLL; the protein is encoded by the exons ATGAAATCTTTCATTGGACTATTCCTCCTTTCCTGCCTTTGTTTTGAAATAG gCCATGCCCTCAAATGCTACACTTGTGGCTCTTTCAAATACCAAACAGTCGATCTGGGTAATTGCGGGGATACTCTCTCTGAAGTCGAATGTGAAGTCAATAAAACTAGGTGTGCAGAGGTAGAACTTGCAG GGAATTTGCTTGTCGCTACGGCTGAGAAATTTACGTTTACTGCCCGCGGTTGCACGGAGGTTGAAGCTACGGCCAGTGAGGCAGGGTGTACCAGTGATTCAGACAGGGCGAAAGAAATCATCGAGGATGTTGGCTTTGTCGAAGGGGGCTACAACAGTGTTCAGTTTCTGGCTTTCCAGCAGGTCACGGGGGAAACGTACGCTGATGTGGATGCATGCACTTGTAGCGAAAACAACTGCAATAGCGCTGGTTTCATTCAGTCGAGTGTTGTCATAGTGTGTGCGTCTTTTGTGTTGTCTACCCTTGTTGGGctcttgtag